The genomic segment GGGTCGCCTAGCCGTTGGTTTTGCTGTCGAGGAAGACAGTAAATCTGAATTGTCACTGGAGCAATATCTCAATCGCGAACTGGCGTCACTGCTGGGCTCGCGGGGCAAGCCTCTCGACCAGCCGCAGGATGTAGTGCTGTATGGTTTTGGTCGTATAGGCCGACTCATGGCCCGCATCCTGATCGACAAGACCAACGGAGGTGATGGATTGCGTTTGCGTGCGATTGTGGTGCGCAAGGGTCAGGCGCCTAATGACATCGAAAAGCGCGCCAGTGGCTTGCGGCGTGATTCCGTGCATGGCGCTTTTGAGGGCACCATCCGCATGGATGAAGAGCGCCAGTCATTTGTGGCAAACGGCAACGAGATCAAGGTCATCTACGCCGATGCCCCTGACGAAATAGATTACACAAAATACGGCATCGATAATGCGATCATTATCGATAATACCGGCGTTTGGCGTGATGAGGCGGGCCTGTCCCGACACCTCAAAAGTAAAGGGGCGGGTAAGGTAATCCTGACGGCGCCGGGAAAAGGGAACCTGAAAAACATTGTCGCCGGCATTAACAACGATATTATCGAAGCGTCGGATAAGATTATTTCCGCGGCGTCTTGTACCACGAATGCGATAGCGCCGCCTCTGAAAGCGATGGATGACGAATTCGGTATCGCGGCCGGTCACGTCGAAACAGTGCACGCATACACCAATGACCAAAATCTCATAGATAATTACCACAAGGCGTCTCGCCGCGGTCGATCAGCACCACTTAACATGGTGATTACAGAGACCGGAGCGGCCAAGGCGGTGGGCAAAGTGTTGCCCCAGCTGAATGGTAAGCTGACAGGGAATGCTATCCGGGTCCCCACGCCGAATGTCTCCATGGCGATATTGAACCTCACGCTGGATCGTGAAACGACTGCCGAGGAGGTCAACGAATTCATGCGCGCTCAGGCCCTGCATTCATCACTGCGTAAGCAGATTGATTTTTCCGCGTCTCCTGAGGTGGTCTCCAGTGATTTTGTCGGCTCTCGACACGCCTGCATTTTTGATGCCCGGGCCACGATCGCCAACGGAAAGCAGGTAGTCATGTACCTCTGGTACGACAATGAGTTCGGCTACAGCTGCCAGGTGCACCGGATTCTGGAGCAGATGGCGGGAATGAACTATTCCGTATATCCGGAAGAGGTTTGACGCGCTGGCTGCAGCTTTACGTTGCAGCGCGGTTTGCCACCGATAAAACTGTTAAAAATCAGACTACTTCACCCCTGACGCTGGTTTTTTGCCGAGGCATTCCGTTATAATGCGCGCGGCGTGAATCCTAGAAACAAAGTCCGCGCTGAGGCAGGTGGTTGGAGCGGGTTGGCGTACGCGATTATCTGATTGTTTTCTAGGCATTTTTCAGTTCACACATATGTCAATAACGGTTCTGTAGGCAGACCCTATGATCAAGATCAAGCGGGGCTTGGACATTCCTATTGAGGGTGCTCCCCGGCAGCTGATTGAAGACGCTCCCCGGGTTCGGGCAGCGGGACTGGTGGGATTTGATTATGTAGGGATGAAGCCGACCATGGCGGTGCGTGAAGGCGAGCGCGTCAAGCTGGGACAGTTGCTCTTTACCGACAAAAAGACGCCGGGAGTGCGTTATACGGCTCCAGCAGCGGGGGTCGTTTCCGCCATCAATCGCGGTGAACGGCGTGTTTTGCAATCTGTCGTTATCGATGTCGAAGGCGACGAAGCCGAATCATTTCAAACCTGTTCTGTCGGTGATCTCCCCAGTGCGGAGGTTATAAGAGAGCAAATGGTGGCCAGTGGTCAGTGGACAGCACTGCGCACGCGGCCATTTAGCAAGGTACCGGATCCGGCCTCCGACACTCAGGCTATTTTCGTCACTGCCATTGACACCCAGCCGCTGGCACCGAACCCCGAGGTTATTATCAGTGAACAGGCGGATGCATTCGCTCTGGGTCTCGATCTTCTCGCCAAGCTGACCAGTGGCACGCTTTACCTCTGTGTTGGGCCCGGTGCGCAAGTGCCACGCGGCAGTGCTGGCAATATCGAAGTGGCTGAATTCAGTGGTCCTCATCCTGCTGGATTGGCGGGCACCCATATTCACTTCCTCAAAGGGGTCAGCGCGACGAGAACCGCTTGGACCATGGGGTATCAGGACGTTATTGCGACTGGCAGGCTGTTTCTCGACGGGCGTCTTTACAGCGACCGTATTGTTGCCCTCGCCGGACCTCAAGTGGAAGCACCCCGGTTGCTGCGCACCCGACTTGGCGCAGATTTACAGGCCTTGTGTGCCGGTCAGCTGAAAAACGGCGAGAACCGAGTAATATCGGGCTCCGTGCTGGGCGGGCGGGCGGTCAAGGGTGGCACGGCCTATCTGGGGCGACACCACTATCAGGTGTCGGTGTTGCGCGAAGGTCGCGACCGTGAATTCATGGGGTGGCTTTCGCCCGGTTTCAAGAAGCACTCCAACCTTGGCATCTACTTCAGCAGCTTTTTCGGGGGCAAGCCCCTGCCAATGACAACCAACACCAATGGTAGCGAGCGCGCCATGGTGCCGGTCGGCAGCTATGAGACGGTTATGCCCCTCGATGTGCTGCCTACCCAGTTATTACGCGCCCTGATCGTGGGTGACACCGAGATGGCGCAGGCGCTGGGTTGCCTCGAATTGGAAGAAGAAGATCTCGCGCTCTGTACCTATGTTTGCGCGGGGAAGTATGAATATGGCCCGATACTCAGGGATAACCTCACCCGTATCGAGAAGGAGGGGTAAGGCGTGAGTCTGCGAAAAATTTTAGACGATATCGAACCTCATTTTCTCGAGGGTGGTCGTTTCCAGAAGCTGTTTGCCGTATACGAGGTATTCGATACCTTTTTGTATGCGCCAGCATCGGTTACTCACGCGACTGCTCATGTCCGTGACGGGATAGATCTCAAGCGCATTATGATCACTGTCTGGTTGGCGGCCTTCCCGGCAATGTTTTACGGTATGTATAACCTCGGGTTCCAGGCGACGGACGTCATGCCTGCCGATTATGCGGTAGCGGGCTGGCGGGGATGGCTGATCAGCCTGTTCGGAGGCTATGATGGCAGCAACATCTGGCACTGCCTGTGGTACGGTGCGGTGTTTTTTCTGCCAATTTACATGGTCACTTTCCTGGTGGGGATTTCTTGGGAAATTTTGTTCGCATCTAAACGCGGTCATGAGGTTAACGAGGGGTTTTTCGTTACCTCTATCCTGTTTGCGCTGACCTGCCCGCCGGACATTCCGTTATGGCAGGTTGCCCTCGGTATCAGCTTCGGGGTAGTGATAGGAAAGGAAATATTCGGGGGCACCGGCAAGAACTTCCTCAACCCGGCGTTGACGGGTCGTGCGTTCCTTTATTTTGCGTACCCAGCGCAATTGTCCGGTGATGCTGTGTGGGTAGCTGTCGACGGCTATACGGGCGCGACCGCGCTGTCAGTGGTCGCATCAGAGGGTATGGCGGCCCTGAGAGAGCAATGGACCTGGACCGAAGCGTTTGTGGGTGCGGTGCCCGGGTCTATCGGTGAGACCTCTACCCTGGCGATCTTTATCGGTGGCATCTTGCTGTTGCTGACACGTGTGGCTTCCTGGCGGATCATCAGCGGCGTGTTTCTCGGCATGGTCATTCTCTCTTCACTGCTTAACACGGTGGAGTCATCAAACCCTGCGTTTGCTATGCCCTGGTACTGGCACTTGGTGACGGGCGGTTTTGCCTTCGGCATGGTATTCATGGCGACCGACCCCGTATCCTCATCAATGACAAACGCAGGTAAGTGGTTTTTTGGCCTTTTGATTGGCGTCATGGCGGTGCTGATCAGAGTGGTTAATCCAGCCTTCCCGGAGGGCATCATGCTGGCCATTTTGTTTGCCAACTTGTTCGCGCCGTTGATAGACCACTTTGTGGTTCAGGCAAACATTAAGCGGAGGTTGGCGCGTGTCCAGTAACGATACGATAGGCAAAACCCTAGTGGTCGCTTTTTTGCTGTGTCTGGTGTGTTCAGTGATCGTCTCGACGGCCGCTGTGGTGTTGAAGCCGAAGCAGGAGATCAACAAGGACATCGACAAAAAGCGAAACATCCTTGCAGCTGCCGGACTGTGGGAAGAGGGTGCCAGTGTTGAGGAGCAGTTCGCCAAGGTAACGACCCGCATTGTTGATCTCAGAACAGGCAGGTTTACCGACGCCGTGTCCGTCAAGGATTATGATCAGCGTCGGGCGTCGAAAGATCCCGCCGAGTCCGACCCGCTGGATGCCGAGGAGGACGTTGCCAAGATTTCCCGGCTGGAGCATTACGCGGCGGTTTATTTAGTCGAGAACTCATCGGGCGACATCGAGAAAATTATTTTGCCTATAAGGGGATACGGTCTGTGGTCGACACTCTACGGATTTATCGCTCTTGAGGCCGATGCCAATACGGTTGCGGGGCTTGGTTTTTACGAGCACGGTGAGACGCCAGGGCTGGGCGGTGAGGTCGATAACCCACAGTGGAAAGCGTCCTGGCCGGGAAAGAAAGTGTACCGCGATGATAACGTCGCAATTGCCTTGATAAAAGGAACGGTAAACCCCTCGGACGTTGATGCTGCCTATGAAATAGATGGGCTTGCGGGTGCGACCCTGACGGCGAGAGGCGTGACCAATCTGGTTCAATTCTGGCTTGGCGAGAACGGTTTTGAGCCATTTCTGAATAATCTTACATCCGGGGAAGCCTGATCGTGGACTCTGTTAAAGAAACGCTAACTTCGCCTATTTTCAAGAATAACCCTATCGCCCTGCAGATACTGGGTATCTGTTCGGCGCTTGCGGTGACGTCCTCGCTGCAAGTCACCCTGGTCATGTGTGTGGCACTCACGTTTGTTTGTGCATTCTCAAATCTTGGCGTTTCCCTCATTCGAGATTACATTCCAGGCAGCATCCGCATTATCGTGCAGATGGTCATTATTGCTTCTCTAGTGATCGTGGTGGATCAGTTTCTCAAAGCGTATGCCTATGGCATCAGTAAGCAGTTGTCTGTCTTCGTTGGCCTGATCATTACTAACTGTATCGTCATGGGCCGTGCCGAAGCCTTTGCCATGAAGAATCCGCCACTGCCCAGTTTCATAGACGGTATCGGGAATGGCCTCGGATACAGCGTGGTATTGATCGTTGTCGCTGTCATTCGTGAGCTGCTCGGTGCCGGCAAGCTGCTTGGTGTGGAGATTCTGCCGCTCGTGACTGACGGGGGTTGGTATGTCCCCAATGGCTTGATGCTGCTCCCACCCAGTGCTTTTTTTCTGATTGGTCTGTTCATCTGGGGCTTGCGTAGTTTTCGTAAGGAGCAAGTTGAGGAGCCCGAGTTTAAAATGGCTAAGCACACCGTCGTTAGAGAGGGCGCGTAGATGGAGGCGCTACTTAGTCTTTTTGTACGGGCCATATTCATCGAAAATATGGCGCTAGCCTTCTTTCTAGGAATGTGCACTTTTCTGGCTATTTCCAAGAAAATTCAGGCTGCGCTCGGTCTTGGCATCGCCGTTATCGTGGTGCTGACCATCACCGTCCCGGTCAATAATCTGATATACAACTATTTACTGTCCGACGGTGCACTGGCGTGGGCCGGCCTGCCAGACATGGATCTCAGCTTTCTCGGTCTCTTATCCTACATCGGCGTTATAGCGGCGATTGTGCAAATACTGGAAATGTTCCTCGACAAGTTTGTGCCCGCACTTTACAACGCGTTGGGCGTATTTTTGCCCTTGATCACGGTGAATTGCGCCATTCTGGGCGCGTCCCTGTTCATGGTGGAGCGAGATTACAGTTTTGCTGAAAGCGTGGTGTTCGGGGCTGGGTCTGGTGTGGGTTGGACGTTGGCTATTGTCGCACTCGCAGGTATTCGCGAAAAGTTGAAGTATTCGGATGTGCCTGAAGGTCTGCAGGGTCTCGGCATCACGTTCATTATTGTCGGGCTCATGTCACTGGGCTTTATGTCGTTCGGTGGCATTGACATCTAGAGGTACCCCAAGCGGGATAGAGTTGTTATGGATATAACCATCGTATTTGGCGTCGCTATGTTCACCGGTATGGTTCTTTTGCTGGTGGCAATTATCTTGATGGCACGGTCCTACCTTGTAAGCAGCGGCGATGTCAGCATTCTGATTAACGGAGAAAGGGCGATTACCGTGCCTGCTGGAGGAAAGTTACTGCAGACACTGTCAGAAGCCCAATTGTTTCTTCCCTCCGCCTGCGGCGGCGGTGGCACCTGCGCCCAGTGTAAATGCATTATTTCTGATGGTGGCGGCTCCATGCTGCCTACCGAAGAGGGTCACTTCAGTAAACGCGAGGCACAGGAAGGGTGGCGCCTCAGCTGTCAGACTGCGGTGAAGCAGGACATGGAAATTCAGGTTCCCGAGGAAGTATTCGGCGTCAAACAGTGGGAATGCACGGTGGAATCCAATCCCAACGTCGCTACCTTCATCAAGGAGCTCACGTTGCGATTACCCGACGGAGAGAGCGTAGACTTCCGCGCGGGTGGTTATGTGCAGCTGGAGTGTCCGCCGCACCATGTCAAGTTTTCCGACTTCGATATCGAGGAGGAGTACCGGGGAGACTGGGAGCGCTTTGAATTTTTCAAGCATGAGTCGATTGTGAAGGAAGATGTAATTCGTGCTTACTCTATGGCCAATTACCCGGAGGAAAAGGGCGTCGTCAAGTTCAATATTCGGGTCGCTACCCCCCCGCCTGGCAGCCAGGGCATTCCTCCTGGCGTCATGTCTTCCTGGGCATTCAATCTCAAGCCCGGCGATAAGGTGAACGTCTACGGCCCCTTCGGTGAATTTTTTGCCAAGAAAACCGATGCAGAGATGGTCTTCATTGGCGGTGGTGCTGGCATGGCGCCTATGCGCTCTCACATTTTCGACCAGCTGAAGCGATTGCACAGCACCCGCAAAATTTCTTTCTGGTACGGTGCCCGGTCGCTGCGCGAAATGTTCTACACCGAAGATTACGATCAACTCGCCGCCGAAAATGACAATTTTGACTGGCATGTCGCTTTATCGGATCCGCAGCCGGAAGATGACTGGGATGGCATGACGGGTTTCATTCACAATGTATTGTACGAGGAGTACCTCAAGGATCACCCCGCCCCTGAGGACTGCGAATATTATATGTGTGGTCCACCCATGATGAATTCGGCGGTCATCCAGATGCTGACCGATCTGGGTGTTGAGCCTGAGAATATTATGCTCGATGACTTCGGTGGCTAGACACCGCCTGCCTAATCTAACGGCGAGCCACTTGAGAAAGTGGCTTTTTTGTTTGTGCGTGGCGTTCCTGCCCGCTGCCTGTGAAGTCGTCGAGACGCCGCTCAAGCTGGCGGGTCAGACTATGGGGACGACCTGGCATGTCACTTTAATAGCGCCGGCTGGTTTTTTCATCGATGACATTGAGCCGCAAATCGAGGACATTCTTGGCCGGGTTAACGCGGAAATGTCGACCTATCAGGCAGATTCCCAGATCGTTCGTTTTAACCGGCAGGCGCCCGGTGTCTGGTTCCCTGTATCTCGCGATTTTCTGCGAGTACTGGAGACCGCGCTCGATGTCGGTGCGCGTAGTGGCGATGCCTACGATGTGACCGTAGCGCCTTTGGTTGATATCTGGGGTTTCGGGCCTGCTGATGCGGCGATTATGCCGCCGTCGGAGGAAGCCATCGAGTCTGCACTGGACCGTGTCGGCCAAGACCGTTTGCAACTGGATGCTGAGCATGGCCGAATTATGCAGCGCGAAGCGGTGTCATTGGATTTTTCGTCCTTGGCCAAGGGGTTTGCAGTGGATCGCATTGCAGAAATGCTGCAGCAGCAGGGCATCGACCGATTTATGGTCGAGGTAGGCGGTGAGATCAGGCTGTCGGGCCTCAGCGGCAGAGGGGACCTTTGGCGAATCGCGATTGAGCGCCCGGACGCGAGTGCGCGATCCGCGGTTCAGCCGATTAGTCTGACGGACGCGGCGATTGCCACCTCCGGCGATTACCGCAATTTTTTTCAGCTCGACGGACAGCGCTATTCTCACATGATTGATCCGCGCACCGGTTGGCCCGTGGCACATGACCTGGTGTCTGTGACCGTTGTCCACCCGAGCTGCACGGTGGCGGATGCCTGGGCCACCGCATTGGCGGTAATCGGCGCGGACAGGGCCATGGCGCTGGCGCAGGAGCAGGCATTGGCGGTATATTTCATACGCAGGGTGGGTGATAAACTCGTACACAACCATACCCCCCTGTTTTCCGCTTACCTTGAAGAGAACGACAATACAGGGAAACAGGCTGGCATATGACACTTTTTCTGATCTCGGTATTGGTGATGGGCCTCGTGATCACGGCGATGGCAGTGGGTGTTATTGCAGGAAGGCCGCCTATAAAGGGATCTTGCGGTGGCATGGGTGCACTGGGAGTTGATGCCGCTTGTGACCTGTGCGGCGGTGATCCGCGTCGTTGCGACGAGGAGACCCGCGAGGGGGACGTCGGCAAGCGTAATCCGGGGCGTTATTACCCGGCAGACCAGTGAGTCGAGACGACTCGTCTTCGAGTCTCACTCGTCACGCTATTTCCAATTACGCGCCCTATATTGGGTCCCGCTACAGTTTCAGTCGCCAACGTAATCGCTTTACGTCAGTCATTGCGACCGTTTCCATGCTGGGAATGGTGCTGGGTGTAGCAAGCCTCATTGTTGTGCTTTCGATCATGAACGGCTTCTCCGGAGAACTGCGCGCGAGGATCTTGTCATTGGTGCCCCATGGCTATGTAGAGGGCCGCGGCGATGCGATTGTTGACTGGCAGACATTGAGTTCGCGTATCGAGTCGCAGCCCGGGGTGTTGGCGGTTGCGCCGTACATTACGGAAAAAGTCATCCTGGTCAGTGGCGGCCAGCTGCGCGGCGCAGTGCTGACAGCTATCGAGCCTGATTTGCAAGCATCTGTGTCACGCCTGGCGGATTCAATCGTAGCGGGAAGTCTGGATAGCTTGGAAAAAGATAACTTTGATGTTGTGTTGGGTGTATCCCTTGCAAGCCTGCTGGGCGTATCGCCAGGTGACCATGTCAACGTTACGGTGCCCCGCCTAACGGTAACACCCCTGGGTCTATTTCCGCGGAGCAAGCGGTTACGTGTTGTGGGCCTGTTTGAAATTGGCGCGCAACAGGATGCCTATCAGGCGTATGTTTCATTGAGAACCGGCCGTATCTTGCTCGGGGGCGATGAAGGCGTGCAGGGGCTGCAGGTCGCGACCGCAGGGTTGTTCGAGGCGCCCGGTATTATGCAAGCCTTGGACAAGTCTCTCGAAGAGCGTTACGTCGTCCAGGACTGGAGTCAAACCCAGGGCTCCCTTTTTAGTGCAGTAAAAATGGAAAAGCTGATGGTGAGTTTGTTGTTGCTCAGTGTGGTGGCAGTCGCCGCCTTCAATATTGTGTCTACCTTGGTCATGTCGGTGACCGAAAAGCGCCGCGATATTGCCGTGCTTCGCACTATGGGTGCAAGAGCTATAGGTGTTATGGCTATTTTTGTTGCCCACGGCCTGGTCCTCGCTTGTGTAGGCATTGCCACGGGAGTGATTATCGGTGTGCTGTTGTCCAGTAATATCGCGGCTATTATCGCCGCTATTGAGGCTATGCTGGGCGTAAAATTATTCGATCCTACCGTCTACTTTATTAGTGAGCTGCCCGCACAATTGCAATGGTTTGATGTTGCTGTTGTAGCGCTGGCGTCACTGGTTCTGAGTCTCGTAGCTACGCTCTATCCTGCGTGGCGCGCCTCGCAGATATCCCCGGCAGAGGTGCTTCGCTATGAATGATGTTGTTCTGCATTGCAGTAATTTGTCTCGTGTCTACCAAGACGGCGATAAGTCCGTGGCAGTGTTGCGTTGCGTCAATCTGAGTTTGCTGGCCGGTGAAAAAGTGGCCATTATCGGTGCGTCTGGTTCTGGAAAATCAACCTTGTTGAACTTGCTCGCAGGTCTGGACGAACCCAGTGGCGGCAGCGTTGTGATGGCCGGACAGGACCTATCATCACTGAATGAGGCAGCGCGTTGCGAATTGCGTAACAAGCGTCTTGGATTTGTTTACCAGTTTCATCATTTGCTTCCGGAATTTGATGCCCGGGAAAACGTCTCCATGCCGCTATTAATCGCCGGCATCTCAAGGCGAGAGGCATGCTCCCAGGCTGACGCAATGCTCGCGAGGGTAGGCATGAATCATCGGTTGACGCATCGGCCTTCGCAATTGTCGGGCGGTGAGAGGCAGCGTGTTGCCATAGCACGTGCGCTGGTCGCGAGGCCTGCGTGCGTGTTATTGGATGAGCCCACGGGCAATCTGGATCCCGCCTCTGCGGATCAGGTTCTTGCGCTGATAGATGATCTCGGCGAGGAGCAAGCATCTTTCGTTGTGGTGACTCACGACCCGGCAATAGCGGCGCACATGCACCGGACGCTTGAATTACGCAACGGCGAACTACTGGAGTCCGAATGAGTTGGACCCAGCGTCTCCGTGTCGCTATGCGTTATACCTTCGCGCTGGGGCGGGGTCATTTGTCTGCATTTTTGTCCACTCTTTCAATGCTGGGTCTGGTGCTGGCGATTGCCCTGTTGATTATCGTCCTGTCAGTCATGAATGGTTTCGACAAGGAAATGCGTGAGCGTATCCTGTCACTGGTTCCTCATATTACGGTTTATTCTACCGACCCTCTATCGGACTGGTCAGCACTCGCCGAGCGCCTGAAGGCACATCCCAACGTGAGTCTGGTCGATCCGTTTGCTGAATTTGATGCGTTGGTGATGCATGGCCGTGATATTGAGACAGTGCGTGGGATAGGTCTTTTTTCTGATCAGTCCGATTCCTTTACGATCCTGTCCGGGTATCTGCAACCGGAGGAAGCAGAGCGTTATCGTGATAGAGAGGATGGCTTAATACTGGGAGCCGGAGTGGCCAGACGCCTGGAGGTTAACATCGGCGACCAGCTGGTACTGATATCGCCGGGCGCCAGTTGGTCAGGTAATGCGTCCAGCACCCGCTTTCAGTCCGTCACCCTGAGCGCGATATTGGAAACAGGGACCGAACTGGATCAGGCAATGGCATTGGTGCACCTGCCGCTAGCGTCGCGTCTGGCGAATATCGAGGGGAGGGTTAGCGGGTTTCGTATCGGCACGACGGAACTTTTCGATGTTCAGCGAATCGGTTGGGAACTGATGGATAGTTTGCCCCCGGGTCACTACACGAGCAATTGGATGATGACGCACGGCAACCTGTATGCCGCGATTCAGCTCTCACGTAGCCTGATTTCTATACTGTTGTTTTCGATTATTGCTGTGGCCGCTTTTAACGTGGTCTCCTCGCTGGTACTTGTCGTCATGGACAAGCAGGGCAATATCGCTATTTTGCGCACGCTGGGCGCCTCCTCAGGAGACATTGCGTGGGTCTTTGTTATTCAGGGTGGCATGATTGGTTTCGTCGGTGTGGTGCTTGGCAGTATCGCGGGGGCGCTGGGCAGTATAGCGGTTCCCGGTCTGGTGGCCTCGCTGGAGAAGTTGCTGCAAATACGGTTTTTAAATACAGACGTTTACCCGGTGTCTTTCTTGCCGGTCGACCTGCTGCTGCGCGATGTGGTGGCGGTGGGTAGTGTTGCGTTTGCTATGTGCATTGTTGCTGCAATTTATCCTGCGCGGCGGGCAGCGGGCCTGGCGCCTGCGCAAGTGCTCAGCCAGGACCATTAGTCACTTCTCTCCGCCGGGGTCAGCTTGACCGTGTGGTGCCGGAGCGACGCTGTTTGCGCTGCCGCCACTTGTGCACCACCTGCCACCGCCACAGCATACTGACGGCAAAATAGCCCAAACTTCCCGCGCTGAGGCCACAAACCAGACAGCCCAACAGAAACGGTTTCCAGACAGTGCTGAGGCCGTTGCTCAACCACGCGAAGCTCAGTTCGAAATCGATCGCCTGAACCGGTGCGTCTATGATGAGAGCGCCCACCTTGTAAGCAATGAAGAACATTGGGGCTATGGTGAGCGGGTTGGTAATAAAAACAAGGGCAACGGCCAGTGGCAGATTACAACTCAACCAAAACGCCATGGCCGCGGCGAGCAGTGATTGACCGGGGATCGGCATAAAGGCCACGAATAAACCGACGAAAAATGCCATGGACGCCGAGTAACGGTTGATATGCCACAGGTTGGGTTGATGCAGCCAGTCGCCGAACAGGTGCAGACCTTTAATGCGCTTGAGGTGAGCGGGACTGGGCATGAGCTGTTTGAGAGTCTTTTTTGGCATGCTTTATATGATCAGAACTGAAGTGTTAATTCCCTGAGGGGTGTGTTTGACTGCCTGAGCGAGCCCGGCCCCACCCTGACGGTCCGGTGCTGGACGATCCGCTGCTCAATAGTATGCGCTATCGCCCGTAACATTCAAACTGTCGCCCCAAGATTGAGAAATGGGGCACCCGGGAAGCTGCACGATGCAATCATGGATGATTGGCATGGTTCTGGGGCTGGTACTGACCGGCTACGCTCCCGCACTGCCTCCCTGGTCGCTAGTGATTCCTGTGGTGCTGTGGGTAACTGCTCTGGCGCCCCGGGTGTGTTTGCGCTGGCCGAGCCGGTCTGTGTCGCGTGGTTTACTGAGAGTGTTCGTCGGCTTT from the Candidatus Marimicrobium litorale genome contains:
- a CDS encoding NADH:ubiquinone reductase (Na(+)-transporting) subunit B; this encodes MSLRKILDDIEPHFLEGGRFQKLFAVYEVFDTFLYAPASVTHATAHVRDGIDLKRIMITVWLAAFPAMFYGMYNLGFQATDVMPADYAVAGWRGWLISLFGGYDGSNIWHCLWYGAVFFLPIYMVTFLVGISWEILFASKRGHEVNEGFFVTSILFALTCPPDIPLWQVALGISFGVVIGKEIFGGTGKNFLNPALTGRAFLYFAYPAQLSGDAVWVAVDGYTGATALSVVASEGMAALREQWTWTEAFVGAVPGSIGETSTLAIFIGGILLLLTRVASWRIISGVFLGMVILSSLLNTVESSNPAFAMPWYWHLVTGGFAFGMVFMATDPVSSSMTNAGKWFFGLLIGVMAVLIRVVNPAFPEGIMLAILFANLFAPLIDHFVVQANIKRRLARVQ
- a CDS encoding Na(+)-translocating NADH-quinone reductase subunit C, which translates into the protein MSSNDTIGKTLVVAFLLCLVCSVIVSTAAVVLKPKQEINKDIDKKRNILAAAGLWEEGASVEEQFAKVTTRIVDLRTGRFTDAVSVKDYDQRRASKDPAESDPLDAEEDVAKISRLEHYAAVYLVENSSGDIEKIILPIRGYGLWSTLYGFIALEADANTVAGLGFYEHGETPGLGGEVDNPQWKASWPGKKVYRDDNVAIALIKGTVNPSDVDAAYEIDGLAGATLTARGVTNLVQFWLGENGFEPFLNNLTSGEA
- a CDS encoding glyceraldehyde-3-phosphate dehydrogenase codes for the protein MATTRKRARPDDYFQDWKQREALAEGMIPLVGRLSREKNVKCYMYGRPLVNRSVYEIMKAHRYVRQVEGNELSEKETFPVFNRLSQMDLGPAHIDVGRLAVGFAVEEDSKSELSLEQYLNRELASLLGSRGKPLDQPQDVVLYGFGRIGRLMARILIDKTNGGDGLRLRAIVVRKGQAPNDIEKRASGLRRDSVHGAFEGTIRMDEERQSFVANGNEIKVIYADAPDEIDYTKYGIDNAIIIDNTGVWRDEAGLSRHLKSKGAGKVILTAPGKGNLKNIVAGINNDIIEASDKIISAASCTTNAIAPPLKAMDDEFGIAAGHVETVHAYTNDQNLIDNYHKASRRGRSAPLNMVITETGAAKAVGKVLPQLNGKLTGNAIRVPTPNVSMAILNLTLDRETTAEEVNEFMRAQALHSSLRKQIDFSASPEVVSSDFVGSRHACIFDARATIANGKQVVMYLWYDNEFGYSCQVHRILEQMAGMNYSVYPEEV
- a CDS encoding FAD:protein FMN transferase, translating into MRKWLFCLCVAFLPAACEVVETPLKLAGQTMGTTWHVTLIAPAGFFIDDIEPQIEDILGRVNAEMSTYQADSQIVRFNRQAPGVWFPVSRDFLRVLETALDVGARSGDAYDVTVAPLVDIWGFGPADAAIMPPSEEAIESALDRVGQDRLQLDAEHGRIMQREAVSLDFSSLAKGFAVDRIAEMLQQQGIDRFMVEVGGEIRLSGLSGRGDLWRIAIERPDASARSAVQPISLTDAAIATSGDYRNFFQLDGQRYSHMIDPRTGWPVAHDLVSVTVVHPSCTVADAWATALAVIGADRAMALAQEQALAVYFIRRVGDKLVHNHTPLFSAYLEENDNTGKQAGI
- a CDS encoding Na(+)-translocating NADH-quinone reductase subunit A, translating into MIKIKRGLDIPIEGAPRQLIEDAPRVRAAGLVGFDYVGMKPTMAVREGERVKLGQLLFTDKKTPGVRYTAPAAGVVSAINRGERRVLQSVVIDVEGDEAESFQTCSVGDLPSAEVIREQMVASGQWTALRTRPFSKVPDPASDTQAIFVTAIDTQPLAPNPEVIISEQADAFALGLDLLAKLTSGTLYLCVGPGAQVPRGSAGNIEVAEFSGPHPAGLAGTHIHFLKGVSATRTAWTMGYQDVIATGRLFLDGRLYSDRIVALAGPQVEAPRLLRTRLGADLQALCAGQLKNGENRVISGSVLGGRAVKGGTAYLGRHHYQVSVLREGRDREFMGWLSPGFKKHSNLGIYFSSFFGGKPLPMTTNTNGSERAMVPVGSYETVMPLDVLPTQLLRALIVGDTEMAQALGCLELEEEDLALCTYVCAGKYEYGPILRDNLTRIEKEG
- the nqrF gene encoding NADH:ubiquinone reductase (Na(+)-transporting) subunit F, whose protein sequence is MDITIVFGVAMFTGMVLLLVAIILMARSYLVSSGDVSILINGERAITVPAGGKLLQTLSEAQLFLPSACGGGGTCAQCKCIISDGGGSMLPTEEGHFSKREAQEGWRLSCQTAVKQDMEIQVPEEVFGVKQWECTVESNPNVATFIKELTLRLPDGESVDFRAGGYVQLECPPHHVKFSDFDIEEEYRGDWERFEFFKHESIVKEDVIRAYSMANYPEEKGVVKFNIRVATPPPGSQGIPPGVMSSWAFNLKPGDKVNVYGPFGEFFAKKTDAEMVFIGGGAGMAPMRSHIFDQLKRLHSTRKISFWYGARSLREMFYTEDYDQLAAENDNFDWHVALSDPQPEDDWDGMTGFIHNVLYEEYLKDHPAPEDCEYYMCGPPMMNSAVIQMLTDLGVEPENIMLDDFGG
- the nqrE gene encoding NADH:ubiquinone reductase (Na(+)-transporting) subunit E, which encodes MEALLSLFVRAIFIENMALAFFLGMCTFLAISKKIQAALGLGIAVIVVLTITVPVNNLIYNYLLSDGALAWAGLPDMDLSFLGLLSYIGVIAAIVQILEMFLDKFVPALYNALGVFLPLITVNCAILGASLFMVERDYSFAESVVFGAGSGVGWTLAIVALAGIREKLKYSDVPEGLQGLGITFIIVGLMSLGFMSFGGIDI
- a CDS encoding NADH:ubiquinone reductase (Na(+)-transporting) subunit D; translation: MDSVKETLTSPIFKNNPIALQILGICSALAVTSSLQVTLVMCVALTFVCAFSNLGVSLIRDYIPGSIRIIVQMVIIASLVIVVDQFLKAYAYGISKQLSVFVGLIITNCIVMGRAEAFAMKNPPLPSFIDGIGNGLGYSVVLIVVAVIRELLGAGKLLGVEILPLVTDGGWYVPNGLMLLPPSAFFLIGLFIWGLRSFRKEQVEEPEFKMAKHTVVREGA